A single Hippocampus zosterae strain Florida chromosome 1, ASM2543408v3, whole genome shotgun sequence DNA region contains:
- the LOC127603793 gene encoding uncharacterized protein LOC127603793, with the protein MWCYQKPGFEALLVAALQRQQQHRQFCDTLLRAEGVSVPAHSCVLSAISPQLSTALSSSPAPPAGREHLLEFGTVGARTLLHVVRLLYSGEMAGEGESEKHEAVWAAAKLGILGLVEVTRKQGQGPAGTEVGVQTDPVELSEKEFVCWRGEVRAGRAVIWNETLSSGTKDALTETEAMQASSTSSCKSVPAYETIDMAQLKRLGQADNHAVLPNVPAPLIYLLDEAQNLQTSLVAEHSDTPRVVDSQSYLFSNPQAEARRLEGERAEPEQFHDDIPGFINHFFNPNSEEAFHTGRTKKKPPGRAKRRGGGERPARTPQARRGGRRRGGWTQTVDVQEVGVSRQHKSLLQRCGMATSSRTGQGGGTTGRKLHLNTRHALGLLCSPQRRGRWPKVWDFCPSEQSHKLMKAGDNMKRHRRNETPQDTQSPPCPKTKSSSKHQPVTVIRHYLLRSRCKATGTTDQPDLEKVWSQLDQPVSKRGRTKKTARLPCEVDGDALEVVEDRCKNNATVEMAAARAAKRRTQPEEKTRDFSSEAKRKRLEPNVLLPVKLSVDPTVLANTGDIACKEETRVVEYNKDLDTMNAEVSLGTQSEEEDIDVMGALGPIPDPVSITWSLSSESEEKEEADEEIDIVGRADLTSSPVAFAVSNAVNSLCHGEVHRR; encoded by the exons ATGTGGTGCTACCAGAAGCCAGGATTTGAAGCCCTCCTCGTGGCCGCGTTGCAGAGACAGCAACAGCACCGACAGTTCTGTGACACCTTGCTGCGGGCAGAAG GTGTTTCTGTGCCAGCACACAGTTGTGTCCTTTCGGCCATCAGCCCTCAGCTGTCGACTGCTCTTTCCTCCTCACCGGCGCCGCCAGCTGGACGAGAGCATCTGCTGGAATTTGGGACTGTGGGCGCCAGAACTCTGCTTCATGTGGTCAGACTGTTGTACTCGGGGGAGATGGCCGGAGAGGGGGAGAGTGAGAAGCACGAGGCTGTATGGGCAGCAGCCAAGTTGGGCATCCTGGGGCTGGTGGAGGTCACACGGAAGCAGGGGCAAGGCCCCGCCGGCACTGAGGTGGGTGTACAGACTGATCCGGTGGAGCTAAGTGAGAAGGAATTCGTCTGCTGGAGGGGAGAAGTGCGTGCCGGCAGAGCTGTTATATGGAACGAGACTCTGTCAAGCGGCACAAAAGACGCACTGACTGAAACAGAAGCCATGCAAGCAAGCTCCACGTCCTCTTGTAAATCCGTACCTGCCTATGAGACTATTGACATGGCTCAGTTGAAGAGATTAGGTCAGGCCGACAATCATGCTGTCCTACCAAATGTTCCAGCTCCACTCATTTACTTGCTTGATGAAGCTCAAAATCTTCAAACTTCTCTGGTGGCTGAACACTCAGACACCCCGCGGGTTGTTGACTCCCAGAGCTACTTGTTCAGCAACCCTCAGGCAGAAGCCAGACGTTTAGAGGGTGAAAGAGCGGAACCTGAGCAGTTTCATGATGACATCCCAGGATTCATCAACCACTTTTTCAACCCGAACTCTGAAGAGGCGTTCCACACGGGGCGAACTAAGAAAAAGCCGCCCGGCAGAGCCAAGCGGCGTGGAGGAGGTGAGAGACCAGCCCGGACGCCGCAAGCTcgcagaggaggaagaaggagagGCGGGTGGACACAGACGGTGGACGTACAGGAAGTTGGCGTGAGCAGGCAGCACAAGTCGCTCCTGCAAAGGTGTGGGATGGCAACCTCTTCGAGGACCGGCCAGGGTGGAGGAACCACAGGCAGGAAGTTACACCTGAACACTCGACACGCTTTGGGGCTGCTCTGCAGCCCACAGAGGAGAGGAAGGTGGCCCAAAGTGTGGGACTTTTGCCCGAGTGAACAAAGTCACAAGTTGATGAAGGCAGGGGACAACATGAAACGTCACAGGAGGAACGAAACACCGCAGGATACACAG AGTCCTCCATGTCCAAAGACCAAGTCATCATCAAAGCATCAGCCTGTCACCGTTATTCGGCATTATCTGCTCAGGAGTAGATGCAAAGCAACTGGGACCACA GATCAGCCAGACCTGGAAAAAGTATGGTCACAGTTGGACCAACCAGTCAGTAAGCGAGGACGAACTAAGAAGACGGCACGGCTTCCCTGTGAAGTTGATGGTGACGCACTTGAGGTGGTTGAAGACAGATGCAAAAACAATGCCACTGTGGAGATGGCAGCGGCAAGGGCGGCAAAGAGGCGAACCCAGCCCGAAGAAAAGACGAGAGATTTCAGCAGTGAAGCCAAGAGGAAACGTTTAGAGCCAAATGTTCTGCTTCCTGTGAAGTTGTCTGTTGATCCCACCGTGCTGGCCAACACAGGAGATATTGCATGCaaagaagagacgagggtggtCGAGTACAACAAAGACCTCGACACCATGAACGCAG aGGTTAGCTTGGGAACACAAAGTGAGGAGGAGGACATCGACGTGATGGGAGCGTTGGGACCCATCCCTGATCCAGTAAGCATCACCTGGTCACTGTCTTCAGAGAGCGAGGAAAAGGAGGAAGCAGATGAGGAGATTGACATCGTAGGAAGGGCAGACTTGACTTCTTCGCCAGTGGCCT